Genomic window (Lycium barbarum isolate Lr01 chromosome 2, ASM1917538v2, whole genome shotgun sequence):
TATTTTGCATGACGAGAATGTTCTGGGAGCTATTTTCGGTACTTGGAAGGAACTACGGACGGCAAAATCATGGGAAGAAGTCGAGGAAGCTGTATGGGGAGATCTTAACAATTATACAGGCTCCTGTTGAACTTTCTTTTTGTTCTTCTTAATTTTGTCTTTCAAGCCCTTGGtaaaagttttattgatgaatgTTGAATAAGTTCAATCGCATGTACACTAACATTTGTTTGAtgtaatttattgatatttttttcccttttcctaCTGATCATATCTTCAAAACTTTGACAAAAATTATTATCTACGATAAAACTCAAGCAATGATTGTGGAGTCAGTACATTGGTGGAAACACGATTTGTTTTCCTTGTTTTCTGATTTTACCGTTTTCGGTAAAACTAAAGCAGTAAAGCCACAAAGAACGTGTCTCCACCTGAGTTATGTTAACACGATTTGTTTTCCTTGTTTTCTGATTTTACCGTTTTCCGTAAAACTAAAAGCAGTAAAGCCACAAAGAACGTGTCTCCACCTGAGTTATGTTAACACGATTTGTTTTCCTTGTTTTCTGATTTTACCGTTTTCTGTAAAACTAAAGCAGTAAAGCCACAAAGAACGTGTCTCCACCTGAGTTATGTTAACACGAATTGTTTTCCTTGTTTTCTGATTTTACTGTTTTTGGTAAAACTAAAAGCAGTAAAGCCACAAAGAACGTGTCCTACTATACGTTTGAACATAGTCCTACTCGGAATGATTGAAGCGTGATGCAAGACCTAATTTAAGAGTATGGAGATATTAAGTTCACGTCTCATCTTTACCTATGAACGGAATATTGTTGGTTTAAGAGTTTGGTAGGAAAATAAAGTTATCCAAATCTCTTCCTTATATGTTTTGCAGTTATCCTTTGGCGCATCTTTTTTAGGCCCACATGTAAAGGTGTGTTGTAGATCAAATAGATAAGTACATCGCTCTGTCTGacagtaaaataaataaataaagatggCCTCTTTATATATGATCCACAAAATTCAACAAAAGTTCAAATCAGGGTAGCTTCCTTAGGACCTCTTATCATAGGTTTTCCAACGATCAGAAAAATCATTTTGCCATGATTTTGAAAATATAGCCCTTAAGCTCATCTCTGCAATTAAACTGGGAGCTATTTGTTAATAGCAACTTCATTTAAAAGCTCTGTATGACTCTGATTTCCTGCTAACAATTTATGGACAAATTTTATACTAACAGCAATGTTGTCTACGCGTGTGCATTAGACACAATGAGCTCTAGGATATATTTAAGATAAGAAATTTCACCGCTAAAACACTAGATTGCGAGAGAAAAATTCCAAATTCAGACAATGCACAGTTTGATGCGTCTTGTGAGCTTCTCCTGAACAAAACTGTTGTGGGACGAGTGTTTGTTTCCACAGACCAAAAGTAGTAAACACCatttagtcaaaaaaaaaaaaaaaaaactatcagcAAATTATAGGGTGAGCACTTGAGAGTCAAATCCAGATATTACAGCACATTACACATTAGTCTCTTTCTTCACCCTTTTGGTAATCAGATCATTGTGTACACATCACAATTGACCAACAAAATCACCGCTAGTTTCAATCATATCTTCAATATCAGCATCATCCAATTCATCAAGTTCCATACTGCCCCCAAAAGAATATGTTCCACCCTTTGGAACCTGCAAAGGAATCCTTGCCTCTTGTATTATTGCCAAAACCTCTTCCATGCTTTGGGAGGGGTTATTTACATCGACACATTGGTAACTTCCTCCTTCCATCAGTTCCACTGGCAAGTTCTTCAAAAACCAGGGATGCATTTTAATTTCTGGAATGGTTATTCTCTGCAAAATGAATCAGGAAATCACCACCAAGATCGCATTATGATTTTGGCACAGTCGCACTAGTGAGGTGTCCTATCAATCCTCACATGACATGAAACAAGAAACACGAATGCAATTTTGCAATTTTGCGTGGATTGAACCTTGCACCTAACTCCTACGTCGAATGCATTGAGACAACGAGGTAATTACTGATAATGACCGTTTTAGTTTGAATAGTTTCTGGACACAAGACATGAACTATTCTATGATCCACATCTTTAGCAGAAGACTTGATGATTTTATTACCTTTTCAGGGTCTGCCACAAAAATCCTGGTTAAGAGATGACGGCATTCAACGGAAATTTGAACTTGCTCAGGAATTGAGTAGCGCACGCTGAGTATTTTCTGTCATGGAAACTAGCCAATCATAATGCTGCAGTAAATTGCTCAATGCACAATTGCATTTAATAGAATGATCCATTTAATGCAGTAAATTGATCTTTTATCtttttcatccacaagaaatcttATTATGTCGCCATCACTCACAGCAATAGTCTTTGTAAAGTTTTTTGGATCGCTTGGATCTTGAAAAGGATAAGCTCCAACCAGCATTATGTATAAGGTGACTCCACATGACCAAACATCTGCAAGCTATAGTTTCAAGAATTAATAGGTGGAGAAAAGAGTATATACCATAGGCATTATAAAAATTTCTGCAGgtaaagaagaaagaacaagTACCTTTCCATCATATTCCTTCCTTGTTAGGATCTCTGGTGCTACATAAGCAGGTGTCCCAACAGTGGACTTCGGTTGTGAATGAAAGACGGATGACTGCAAACAAGTGTAGAACTTTATATGAGTTTAAACTTGAATAGATGCAAAACTTAAGACTTCGAGAAAAGATTAATTAGGTAACCTTGGAGTAACCAAAATCACATATTTTCACACGTGGTGCAGCACTTCCATCAAGTAACGTAT
Coding sequences:
- the LOC132627553 gene encoding serine/threonine-protein kinase SAPK1-like isoform X3; its protein translation is MNHRSLKHPNIVRFKEVLLTPTHLAIVMEYAAGGELFARICNAGRFNEDEARFFFQQLISGVSYCHFMQICHRDLKLENTLLDGSAAPRVKICDFGYSKSSVFHSQPKSTVGTPAYVAPEILTRKEYDGKLADVWSCGVTLYIMLVGAYPFQDPSDPKNFTKTIAKILSVRYSIPEQVQISVECRHLLTRIFVADPEKRITIPEIKMHPWFLKNLPVELMEGGSYQCVDVNNPSQSMEEVLAIIQEARIPLQVPKGGTYSFGGSMELDELDDADIEDMIETSGDFVGQL
- the LOC132627553 gene encoding serine/threonine-protein kinase SAPK2-like isoform X2, which gives rise to MERYEIVKELGSGNFGVAKLVCDKKTRELFAVKFIERGQKVLLTPTHLAIVMEYAAGGELFARICNAGRFNEDEARFFFQQLISGVSYCHFMQICHRDLKLENTLLDGSAAPRVKICDFGYSKSSVFHSQPKSTVGTPAYVAPEILTRKEYDGKLADVWSCGVTLYIMLVGAYPFQDPSDPKNFTKTIAKILSVRYSIPEQVQISVECRHLLTRIFVADPEKRITIPEIKMHPWFLKNLPVELMEGGSYQCVDVNNPSQSMEEVLAIIQEARIPLQVPKGGTYSFGGSMELDELDDADIEDMIETSGDFVGQL
- the LOC132627553 gene encoding serine/threonine-protein kinase SAPK1-like isoform X1, with amino-acid sequence MERYEIVKELGSGNFGVAKLVCDKKTRELFAVKFIERGQKIDEHVQREIMNHRSLKHPNIVRFKEVLLTPTHLAIVMEYAAGGELFARICNAGRFNEDEARFFFQQLISGVSYCHFMQICHRDLKLENTLLDGSAAPRVKICDFGYSKSSVFHSQPKSTVGTPAYVAPEILTRKEYDGKLADVWSCGVTLYIMLVGAYPFQDPSDPKNFTKTIAKILSVRYSIPEQVQISVECRHLLTRIFVADPEKRITIPEIKMHPWFLKNLPVELMEGGSYQCVDVNNPSQSMEEVLAIIQEARIPLQVPKGGTYSFGGSMELDELDDADIEDMIETSGDFVGQL